One Methanobrevibacter oralis DNA segment encodes these proteins:
- a CDS encoding type II restriction endonuclease — MVNYAKLGYSSYQNYLIDFYKSLMLTNHTFDFFVDWEKIYKNLEDSIFEVSLLNSLSKINEEDIESKFKELIREYPKVVPILPLILAIRNKKVPIFDINNKSSKEISFKIDSFDEDDIITFCRDTELLELFNNIKDLYSYLLGVEVGLDSNARKNRSGHIFEDIVEDLLNDKIDNKPEYSIVKEDSNIPIHRNKRFDFVIYKNQNPIIAFECNFYNSTGSKPIEVAHAYVDLQKELNEMNIKFIWVTDGQGWKKMQTTLRNVSKDIEFIVNYNILNKIFFKFLECK; from the coding sequence ATGGTAAATTATGCTAAATTAGGATATTCTAGTTATCAAAATTATTTAATTGATTTTTATAAGAGTTTAATGTTGACTAATCATACTTTTGATTTTTTTGTTGATTGGGAAAAAATTTACAAGAATTTGGAAGATTCGATATTTGAAGTATCTTTACTAAATTCGTTAAGTAAAATAAATGAGGAAGATATTGAAAGTAAATTTAAAGAATTAATTAGAGAATATCCAAAAGTTGTTCCAATTTTGCCATTGATATTAGCTATTAGAAATAAAAAAGTTCCTATTTTTGATATTAATAATAAATCCTCAAAAGAAATTTCATTTAAGATTGATTCATTTGATGAGGATGATATTATTACTTTTTGCAGAGATACAGAATTATTAGAATTATTTAATAATATTAAAGATTTATATTCCTATCTTTTAGGTGTAGAAGTAGGTTTAGATTCAAATGCTCGTAAAAACCGTAGTGGACATATATTTGAAGATATAGTTGAAGATTTATTAAATGATAAAATAGATAATAAACCAGAGTATAGCATTGTTAAAGAGGATTCAAATATTCCTATTCATAGAAATAAAAGATTTGATTTCGTTATTTATAAAAATCAAAATCCAATAATTGCTTTTGAATGTAATTTTTATAATAGTACCGGTAGTAAACCAATAGAAGTAGCTCATGCTTATGTTGATCTTCAAAAAGAATTAAACGAAATGAATATTAAATTTATTTGGGTTACTGATGGTCAAGGTTGGAAAAAAATGCAAACTACATTAAGAAATGTTTCTAAGGATATTGAATTTATTGTTAATTATAATATATTAAATAAAATCTTTTTTAAGTTTTTAGAATGTAAATAA
- a CDS encoding energy-coupling factor ABC transporter permease has protein sequence MHIPDGLISINQAIVYWIISIVILAIFFLRISKKVDMSKRSLLTALFTTAFIVATSITVPSPLGVPMHFFLIPLVVIILGPLNASLVAFLGLLIQALLLGMGGITTLGANVLDMGIVLSLVVYGIYTLFFNIDYRLAIFISTISGILAASVAQIIILSLTNTTSLEVLLGSLLPYYLMVGIIEGVFNIIVLEFLSRLRGDILEIEKV, from the coding sequence ATGCATATTCCCGATGGTTTAATTTCTATTAATCAAGCAATTGTTTATTGGATTATATCCATAGTCATATTAGCTATTTTCTTTTTAAGAATTTCTAAAAAAGTTGATATGAGTAAAAGGTCTCTTTTAACTGCTCTTTTTACCACAGCTTTTATTGTTGCAACTTCTATTACAGTTCCTTCACCTTTAGGTGTTCCAATGCACTTTTTTTTAATTCCACTTGTTGTTATTATTTTAGGTCCACTAAATGCTTCTTTAGTTGCATTTTTAGGACTTTTAATACAAGCATTATTGCTGGGAATGGGTGGTATTACTACTTTAGGAGCTAATGTTTTAGATATGGGTATTGTTTTAAGTTTAGTGGTATATGGAATTTATACTTTATTTTTTAATATTGATTATAGATTAGCTATTTTTATTTCAACAATATCTGGGATTTTAGCTGCTAGTGTTGCTCAGATTATTATTTTGTCTTTGACAAACACTACAAGTTTGGAAGTTTTACTTGGAAGTTTACTGCCTTATTATTTAATGGTTGGTATTATTGAAGGTGTTTTTAATATTATTGTTTTGGAGTTTTTATCTAGACTTAGAGGAGATATTTTAGAAATTGAAAAGGTTTGA
- a CDS encoding DNA adenine methylase, producing MQKTLFGNEIIEAKPFLKWAGGKSQLIPEIELRLPSEIIKNKVIEEYFEPFIGGGALFFYLMSNYDIKKAYISDINEDLIVAYNTIKNSHKELIKQLKEFKSTYLSLNHEDRKIMYYEIRDKFNCLKENFDYDNYSKEHIIRTSYLIFLNKTCFNGLYRVNGDGNFNVPMGKYKNPLICDENNLTAISHILKDTTIVNVSYLESEKYISDKSFVYLDPPYRPISNSASFTSYTKSNFNDENQKELAEYYKRISKKGAKAILSNSDPKNENKDDNFFDDLYNDFSIDRVYAKRFINSNKNKRGPITEILVRNY from the coding sequence ATGCAAAAAACACTTTTTGGAAATGAAATTATAGAAGCTAAACCTTTTTTAAAATGGGCTGGAGGAAAATCTCAATTGATTCCAGAGATAGAATTAAGATTACCTTCTGAAATTATAAAAAACAAAGTTATTGAAGAATATTTTGAACCATTTATAGGTGGTGGAGCTTTATTTTTTTATTTAATGTCAAATTATGATATAAAAAAAGCTTATATATCAGATATTAATGAAGATTTAATTGTTGCATACAATACAATTAAAAATAGTCATAAGGAACTAATTAAACAATTAAAAGAATTTAAATCCACATATCTTTCTTTAAATCATGAAGATAGAAAAATAATGTATTATGAAATACGTGATAAGTTTAATTGTTTAAAAGAAAATTTTGATTATGATAATTATTCAAAAGAACATATTATAAGAACTTCATATTTAATATTTTTGAATAAAACCTGCTTTAATGGCTTATATAGAGTTAATGGGGATGGAAATTTTAATGTTCCAATGGGGAAATATAAAAATCCTTTAATTTGTGATGAAAATAATTTAACTGCAATTTCACATATTCTTAAAGATACAACAATTGTTAATGTTTCATATCTTGAATCAGAAAAGTATATTTCAGATAAGTCTTTTGTTTATTTAGATCCACCATATAGGCCGATTTCAAATTCTGCTAGTTTCACTAGTTATACTAAATCAAATTTTAATGACGAAAATCAAAAAGAATTAGCTGAGTATTATAAAAGAATTTCTAAAAAAGGAGCAAAAGCTATTTTAAGCAATTCTGATCCTAAAAATGAAAATAAAGATGATAATTTCTTTGATGATTTATATAATGATTTTTCAATAGATAGAGTGTATGCAAAGCGATTTATAAATAGTAATAAAAATAAAAGAGGCCCTATAACTGAAATTTTAGTTAGAAATTATTAG
- a CDS encoding DUF4013 domain-containing protein — protein sequence MASITSNLKESLAYPFNDLKKFGVIFILNMIIFSLIIASNYIFVNFLRELIAHNNISNINLVLNNQVSIEVAILQIIAFIISIFILGYIYEVIGNSIEKNNQLPKFNIKKLFINGIKVEIINIIYMIIPLALIQIAISYDLTIILVIGIILAIILALIEIMAIDNMVANKTIKAAFDFKGIIEKIKSIGYLTYVGGIIFYEFSYFIIFCSLFVIMILILPIIILLSIYGVLIIYTILFSAVYSYVLISQAHLYGALYNLAE from the coding sequence ATGGCAAGTATAACAAGTAATTTAAAAGAGAGTTTGGCTTATCCATTTAATGATTTGAAAAAGTTTGGGGTAATTTTTATATTAAATATGATAATTTTTTCATTAATCATTGCTTCTAACTACATATTCGTTAACTTTTTGAGGGAACTAATAGCACACAATAATATTTCTAATATTAATCTTGTATTAAACAACCAAGTAAGTATTGAAGTTGCAATATTACAAATCATTGCTTTTATTATTTCAATATTTATTTTAGGATACATTTATGAAGTAATAGGAAATTCAATAGAAAAAAATAATCAACTTCCAAAATTCAATATTAAAAAATTATTCATAAATGGAATAAAAGTGGAAATAATAAATATTATTTACATGATAATTCCACTAGCTCTAATTCAAATAGCTATTAGTTATGATTTAACAATAATATTAGTAATAGGAATAATATTAGCTATTATATTAGCTTTAATTGAAATAATGGCAATAGATAATATGGTTGCAAATAAAACAATAAAAGCAGCATTTGACTTTAAAGGAATAATAGAAAAAATCAAATCAATAGGATATCTAACTTATGTTGGAGGTATAATTTTTTATGAATTTAGCTACTTTATTATATTTTGTAGTTTATTTGTAATAATGATTTTAATATTGCCAATAATAATTTTACTAAGTATTTATGGAGTTTTAATCATATATACAATTTTGTTCAGTGCCGTATATTCATATGTGCTAATTTCACAAGCACATCTTTACGGAGCATTATATAATCTTGCTGAATAG